Part of the Danaus plexippus chromosome 23, MEX_DaPlex, whole genome shotgun sequence genome is shown below.
TATGAGCTCTAATCTGGATACAAAACCCAATTTCAGTGTGGTTGCAGGTCGAGATCGAGGATCAAATTTATTGCTTTCATGATGGGTTCtgccaaaaagaaaaattaaaagaaatgcagcaaaataaacaattgatGTACATAACGAATTAGCTATAGGAAAGAAGACAGGAAATCTTGTTTTATAGAACAATAGCATTCTttcttaatacattaaataggATTTATCTATGTTATTTAAGTTGGAGttacagtaattatttttcgatTGACGGAACAACATcaaattatcatcatcattataaCGAGTCtggactattattattaacccgaaaaaatatacttttatcgTAGGAGTACTATCATAAAAACATCGAGAGGCCTGTCATCATTGTTTGGGGTTGcagtagatataaaaaaactttaatagaaTGAAGGGGTAGATGTATCTTGTGTGAAATCTGGATAAATGAATGACTGAGCATGTAAatgataatttgaaatttactttgtttaccctcatcaaattattttaaacacaagtaaaaaaagaaaagagtcaaaacaattttttttaacatctaTTGAATTGAAATGTCATTAAAGTTTGTTAGGTCTGCAagctatattaaatttttcgctATCAACTTAggaattctaaataatttaaactgtcGACAGCTTTTTTGTgctattcaataaaatgtatcagCTTCTATAACTTTTCCCATGAATGTAGAAGCCTTTTTGAACAATTTCTCTTTCTTTGTAGActtaaatacaacatttttgtttcatattttatagaacaGTCAAAATAATATGACGAGTGTTATACTAGGTGGGGGTTTGGGATATGTACTCTTAATTTCCCGTATTATGGGAGTTTATGCTATAAGCTTAAGAAGTACTAACAatggatattatataaaattttcaaatgcaGCAGTCTTTTACAGTCATTGCTGTCTAGCAATATCctgtaagtattataaaataagaatgtaaaataaagatatatttgtttcaatcaacataataattacttaacgCGTTTACATCTAACagatttcattatttgtaaaatatatttatttagaaaattataataaaaatcgttcCTAAAGGATCCTTTAATGTTTCACAGGTATtggtgttattataatttttattgtggaTACGGTTGCTTTTGATGAACTTTCTAAAagcaaattaattgaaataattttagtatttagcatgagttttatattatctaaaacaattataacgaGAACAAAGTTAATGCTTGAGCACACAACAAATTTGATTaaggtaataattttttacttattaataaagttttcagCATGTCTGTTATTTTAAGTGtataagacttttttttttcagtgtaTGGACTTGTTTTTAGTTTTGCACATTAATGTTCTTATAACTTTGAAGTCGTTCCGTTATGACTATCAGTAGGATAACTTTGTTTGGAGAAATTATTGATCTGGATAATatcttgtaaattattttttttttacactacaaaatactttttagtttttatttatagatcaCATTTGGAACTTAAGAAGAAAACGAGttgttgttaattatttttgctatcaatattatgattaaaaaaaatatagctatttccttaaaatctttattccgGTTTATTggaaaactttaataactaaattattaaattaagtcaaCGAAGAAGACTCTGTGATTTTTCAAATAGATGTTTTTGGAAATTCAAGTGTACGCTGTTTTTGTCACCTTTTTTACACTTATTAATTTCCAAAACATTTGTTCACAGATAGATGAAAAATTATGCGGGATaaggaaacaaaaacaattaccaagatacaaatattttttgctacatattataactttaacatttatttcgtGCTATCTTCTGATACTTTGTTTGAGTGCGAAATTAAAGTCACAAAGTAAATTGGTATTTACGTTTTGAGTTTGACcgtatcaaaatttatttatgttaaaaagtttaatcaaaatacaaacattaattgTCAGTTTGGTATGACATCAATTGTATTGCATTTGCAATCATTTGTATCTAATTTAATGGCATCAATATTGCAATCCATTTGATATCAGTGCTccatattatatgatatgatttttattctaatttatcCACAGAAATAACTGACTACTTTTACATGTTGATcaattatcaacatttttatctatatatgttTGAATTATCATTGGCtgcgattaaaataaaaatatataaatgtttgaaaaacatGAGGGTCTTTTTGAACATTCAGTTTGAGTTATTAATATCCGATGAGaatggtaataaatattaataaatgttacaattGAGTAGTTTtagtataagtaaaatttaataagtgtaACTAAAGTATTTGcttgtatattgtttttagaTATTACTCTATTAACCGCTTGGAATTTCAAACACATGAATATTCACAATGTGATAAGtgcttatattgaaatatgcaAAATAACGGATCAAGTTAATGAAACAAGCGAAACAATTACAatcttttcaatatatacaataatgtaTTACTTTACACTAGGAGTTTGTACTGTGATCACTTTGTTTAATAATGACAGTTAAGTAATGCCAGTTTAAAATGATGAAGTCAATGATTTTGTCAACATACTAAATCTCACTTTATGGCCATTCATTTATTAGGTAAGAGTATTTAAGATAGTTTTTGACCCTTTCTGCCTCTATTTTAACGTAATATAAGAATAGGCCGACCCTCTCAccctgtttaatatttatttattaagtatttatttatgaagtttagtaagaaactaaaattttaaaaaaacaagggTGATGTACAGGACCAACAAACTATAGAGGAATAAATGTCATGTCACATAGTATGAAAATTTGGGAAAAAGTGATAGAAAGACGAATAAGAGAAGAAAGCAAGGTATCGCAGAACCAATTTGGGTTTATGGGCATAAATGGCTTGAAACAACGGATACTATATTCGTACTGCGCCAATTATGCGAAAACTACAGGTGAGCGCACAGAAATTTTCATATGGTTTTCGTTGACCTGAAAAAGCATACGATGGGGTGCCCTGTGATGTTCTGTGGTAGACTATAAAAGGCCCTCCCCTTTTGCCCGGGAAGTACGTGCTATGTATGAAATACGCTCGTCTGTAGCCGGAGAAACCGACAAGTGCAATATGGGATTACACCAGGGACCGGATTTAAGTCCTTATTTGTTCCTCCTGGTGCTGGATGCATGAAGAGACTTACAAGGGGAGGTATCCTGGTGTATGTTCTTCGCGTGCGACATTGCTCATATCGGAGATGATGTTTTTGAGGTCCAGAGTAGGCTGGAAAAGTGGCAAGATAGACTGTAGAGTATCTGACTAAAGTTTAGCAGATCCAAAATCAAGCATCTGTTCTGCGACTTTGGTGACACATCCGATTTATCAACTGTTACCTTAAACGGTGTATCCCTTCTCGTTTGCTCCGATTTCCAGTACCATAGGTCATTGATTCAAAACGATGGTAATATAGACAGAGACGTGCAAAATAGAATGAATGCGGGATGAATGTAATGGCGACAGATCGTAGCAACAACTTGTGACCCATGCATGCCCTTAAAATTAAGaggaaaatatacaaaatcatCATGAGAGATGAGTTCGGAGTGTTGGCTACTAAAAAGATGGATGAAAAGAGATTATATGCGCGGAAATGCAGATGTTGACATGGATGTGTggaataatatagaaataatgatataagaGGAAGTTTGAAAGTAG
Proteins encoded:
- the LOC133319496 gene encoding uncharacterized protein LOC133319496; this encodes MSFILSKTIITRTKLMLEHTTNLIKIDEKLCGIRKQKQLPRYKYFLLHIITLTFISCYLLILCLSAKLKSQKITDYFYMLINYQHFYLYMFELSLAAIKIKIYKCLKNMRVFLNIQFELLISDENDITLLTAWNFKHMNIHNVISAYIEICKITDQVNETSETITIFSIYTIMYYFTLGVCTVITLFNNDKAVLGMNTNIFTIYFFILFAIRFMLFVEPSYLMSIEAKRVRVLLSKFMCYTTSVGKRSVCQFEILKQLRNLEPSFTPLGLFTLNRSFITTVLGVIPNYLVMAFEHLHIILNFVSFSRTKSPS